In the genome of Polaribacter atrinae, one region contains:
- the ade gene encoding adenine deaminase yields the protein MIVQGNIVDIQNKRIYKGEVEVINGKISSIKEVNHHQENYILPGFIDAHIHIESSMLVPSEFAKIAVKHGTVATVSDPHEIANVLGVKGVDFMIENGKKVPLKFNFGAPSCVPATSFESAGAIIDAEDIKLMMENPDIKYLAEMMNYPGVLFDDAEVLKKIQHAKNNNKPIDGHAPGLRGDDATKYIAAGISTDHECFSYDEALEKLQKGMKVIIREGSAAKNFEALIDLLPTHFENMMFCSDDKHPDDLLLGHINQLCERAVAKGIDVFKVLQAACINPIKHYNLDVGFLQKGDDADFILVDSLEKFNVLETYINGELVAKNGESFVESVPFEVLNNFNTDKKEVSEFRFDSSSEKIRVIEALDGELVTNQIEAASLIVDGNLISNTKTDVLKMTVVNRYKNDTPAIAFIKNFGLKEGAIASSVGHDSHNIIAVGVSDEDICRAVNLIIENRGGVCAVNATEEKIVSLPVAGIMSDKSAEVIGESYAALDTMAKQMGSKLRAPYMSLSFMALLVIPSLKLSDKGLFDGTSFKFTSLEIE from the coding sequence AAAATTTCTTCTATTAAAGAAGTAAATCACCACCAAGAAAATTACATTCTACCTGGTTTTATAGATGCGCATATCCATATAGAAAGCTCTATGTTGGTGCCATCTGAGTTTGCTAAAATTGCTGTAAAACACGGTACCGTTGCAACTGTTTCCGATCCGCATGAAATTGCCAATGTTTTAGGCGTAAAAGGTGTGGATTTTATGATTGAAAACGGAAAGAAAGTTCCGTTAAAATTCAATTTTGGAGCACCAAGTTGTGTGCCTGCAACTTCTTTTGAAAGTGCTGGTGCAATTATAGATGCAGAAGATATTAAATTGATGATGGAAAACCCAGACATTAAATATTTGGCAGAAATGATGAATTATCCTGGTGTTTTGTTTGATGATGCTGAGGTTTTAAAGAAAATTCAACATGCTAAAAACAATAACAAACCAATTGATGGTCACGCTCCAGGTTTAAGAGGAGATGATGCAACCAAATATATTGCAGCCGGAATTTCTACAGATCACGAGTGTTTTTCTTATGATGAAGCTTTAGAAAAGCTACAAAAAGGAATGAAGGTTATTATTAGAGAAGGTTCTGCAGCCAAAAACTTCGAAGCTTTAATAGATTTATTACCAACACATTTCGAAAACATGATGTTTTGTTCGGATGATAAACATCCAGATGATTTATTGTTAGGTCATATCAATCAACTTTGTGAAAGAGCCGTTGCCAAAGGAATCGATGTTTTTAAAGTATTGCAAGCAGCGTGTATCAACCCTATAAAACATTATAATTTAGATGTTGGTTTCTTACAAAAAGGAGATGATGCCGATTTTATTTTGGTAGATAGTTTAGAAAAATTCAATGTTTTAGAGACTTATATTAATGGAGAATTGGTTGCTAAAAACGGAGAGTCTTTTGTAGAATCTGTTCCTTTTGAAGTTTTAAATAACTTTAATACAGATAAAAAAGAAGTATCAGAGTTTAGGTTTGATTCATCTTCAGAAAAAATTAGAGTTATTGAAGCTTTAGATGGCGAATTAGTAACCAACCAAATAGAAGCAGCTTCTTTAATTGTTGATGGAAATTTAATTTCAAATACAAAAACAGATGTTTTAAAAATGACGGTTGTAAATCGTTATAAAAATGATACGCCTGCAATTGCATTCATCAAAAACTTCGGATTGAAAGAAGGTGCAATAGCAAGTTCTGTTGGGCACGATTCTCATAATATTATTGCCGTTGGAGTTTCTGATGAAGATATATGTAGAGCCGTAAATCTTATTATAGAAAATAGAGGAGGAGTTTGTGCTGTAAATGCAACGGAAGAAAAAATAGTTTCGTTACCAGTTGCCGGAATCATGTCTGATAAGTCTGCTGAGGTTATAGGGGAATCTTATGCAGCCTTAGATACAATGGCTAAACAAATGGGTAGTAAATTAAGAGCACCTTATATGAGTTTATCTTTTATGGCGTTATTAGTCATTCCGTCTTTAAAATTATCCGACAAAGGTTTGTTTGATGGAACTTCTTTTAAATTTACTTCTTTAGAAATAGAGTAA
- a CDS encoding PhnA domain-containing protein, with the protein MSLQQDLENRSGNKCELCTSTTNLSIYDVKPTITGGGGVDGSVLACETCITQIDNPEETDANHWRCLNDSMWSEYRGVKVVAWRMLSRLRAEGWPQDLLDMMYLEDDDLRFAKESGDHLDDSEKIIHRDANGAILEAGDSVVLIKDLKVKGSSMVAKQGTAVRRISLDHENAKYIEGKVGPTQIVIITDYVKKMAEKE; encoded by the coding sequence ATGAGTTTACAACAAGATTTAGAAAATAGAAGTGGAAATAAATGTGAATTATGTACTTCAACAACTAATTTATCAATTTACGACGTAAAACCAACCATAACTGGTGGAGGTGGAGTAGATGGTAGTGTATTGGCTTGTGAAACTTGTATTACTCAAATAGATAATCCAGAAGAAACGGATGCAAACCATTGGCGTTGTTTAAACGACTCTATGTGGAGTGAATATAGAGGTGTAAAGGTAGTTGCTTGGAGAATGTTGTCTCGTTTAAGAGCAGAAGGTTGGCCGCAAGATTTGTTAGATATGATGTATTTAGAAGACGATGATTTACGTTTTGCTAAAGAATCTGGAGATCATTTAGATGATAGCGAAAAGATTATTCATAGAGATGCAAATGGTGCAATTTTAGAAGCAGGAGATTCTGTTGTTTTAATTAAAGATTTAAAGGTAAAAGGATCTAGTATGGTTGCTAAACAAGGAACTGCGGTACGTAGAATTTCTTTAGATCATGAAAATGCAAAATATATAGAAGGTAAAGTAGGGCCAACGCAAATTGTAATTATTACAGATTACGTTAAAAAAATGGCAGAAAAAGAGTAA